CCAGCTCTAAAGCATATCTTTTATTCTCTTCTGAAATATCAAAAACAGTTACATCTGCTCCCAATAATGACAGTGGGACTGCTTTCCTGCCATTTGATCCACATATATTCGCAATCTTCATCCCATCAATCATGTGGAAAAACTGTTGGTGTTTTTTTAAGCTGGCTAAAGGATTTTCTATTATTTCCATAGCTTTTTCTTGTGGAGAACCGTCTCTTTTTTCCCAAAATTCGTATGCACGATATTCCCATGCCTTTTTATTGGTAGAGCTCTGCTCATTCATTCTTTCTGCCTCTTCTTTCCTGAATGATTTGTTATTTAGGCATTTCGAATCCTAAATTCAAAATAATAAAGGTTTTTAACCGTTTGTTGTAAAAGTATATAAATACCCTTTACATAAAGGAGTTGTATGTATGAGCAGCTGGTGGTACAGCCTCTATTTCATCATTTTGGGGATCGTTTCTTTTTTCACAGGTGAAATCGTTACATTTGCGATGCTCGGCTTAATTCTTATTGCACTGAATAATATCAATATTACGCTGAAGAAAATCTATCATCAGAATAAGCAGAATCAATCGGTTCCGAAAGAATAAATGCATAGGAGAACTTAGATGAAAAAAATAATCATGGGGTTAGTTGTAATACTCGTTATACTTTTTGCCTTTGAATATCAAAAACCTGTAATGACCTCCCTGGAGGCTGAGAAGAAAACGATAGAATGTATTAAACATCCACCTGAAGAGTGGCAGATCACCCCTGTTGATGTAAGTCTGGATGATTTAAAGTCGTTTTATATGATTATTAAGGCCAAAGAGGGTTTTTTCAACCAATTGACCAATCAAAGAGAAATGTCCGTAACAGCTGATTTGAAGGGCAAAAACCCGATGACGCCGATGGTCCAATTGGATGCCTATACTGGAAAGTGCTTAAGGATTATTGGTCCGATGGAGTAATATTACTCATCGATCTTTTTTCATGTCATCCAAAGGCTTCTTTGAGATTCCTTCTTCATAAAATTCAATCAGCCATCCATTTTTTTCAACGATTTTATCCGCACACATCATTGCGAGAAAGAATACGATTGCTGGATGATCTGTTGACAACCAGCCAGCCACCAAATAAAAAAGAACCAGTGTTGTAACGAATAGTGGAATTAAATATGATAATCCTTTTTTCAAACCAATCACCTCCTGCTTCTCATTATTTCAAAAATATTCCATAAATTCAACAATCCTCATTACACAAAATGAAGTTCCAGGTGACTGTCACGCCCCGGTTTTTGTCAAATGGTTGTGGTTGATTTGCCGCTGGCGCATAGACAGTGGCGTTTGGCGCATAGCCGGGCTGCAGCGGCGCATAGGATGGTTTTCTCGCGCATAGGAATTGGAAATTAGCGCATAGACAACCAATTTTGGCGCATATAACATGACTGTATAGAAAATCACCCATGTTTCCCAGCCATTTTTATCACAGAAATCAATTCCGGCTCATTTTTTTCATTTCCAGAACGGGAATCCATCATTTTAAGACGGAATTCCCCTCCACAACTAAAAAAATCGAGCATGCTCATGCATACTCGATTTTTTCTCTTCTTATTTGTAAAATACTTTGTCGATATTGTATTTTGCTTTTAGTTCATTGATGATGTACGTTTCATAGATTTCACGGTCCATCGCTTCGTCGACGATCATAACGTCAATGCGGTACACTTCATCACGGTATTTTTTCAATGGGGACACGTTGTCTTCCAGATGCTTAACAACACGCTGTCTTAGCTTTCTTGCTTTCCCGACAAACAAGAGCTCGTCGTTGATGTTATAAAACAAGATGATGCCGCCTTTGTCCCTTGGAATTTTATGAAGGTCGATGAACCCTTGCACTGACTTGATTACAGGTTCATTGTCCGCTGGATTTTGCTGTCTTTCCGTAATGGAAACATCTACTTTTGGTATCTCAATTTTAATCATTTTATCATCCACCCTATCTCTAGTAACAATTCATACTATCATAGCTCAAAAGAATACACTAGGGCAACATCCGTTATGAATTTCCCTATAAATTGAAACTTTTTCCTTTTATATCCGTAGATAAATTACACATAAAATGGGAGGAATGCAAGATGTCAAAAAAGCTGGCGCTAGTTTTATTAACCCTGATGCTTATCGGAGTTGTTTATGGAATCATTTCATCTCATATTACTATGCTAACTAGTATCGGCATCCTTTTCGGAGTTGTATTGGTGGGCTTTAAAAAGAAATGGAAGCTGAACTCATAAAAAAATGCCTGTCCCTTTTCAATAAGGACAGGCATTTATCATTCTACTGGATCATCCACTTCAATTTTCCGGTCTGAATACAGTTTAGAATTCAGTCTGATGAATTGGTAGAGATGTGTGATGATTACTTTCAAGACAGCGTATCCCGGAACAGCGAGGATGATTCCGACGATTCCGAACAGGTTGCCGGCAGTCAAGATGACGAAAATGACGGTGATCGGATGGATTTCCAAGCTTCGTCCCATGATTTGCGGCGAAATCAGCTTTCCTTCCAAGAGCTGGACAATGACCCATACGATGGCCAGCTTCAGCAGCATGAACGGCGAATCGATGACGGCAATGACAAATGCCGGTGAGATGGCGATGAACGGTCCGAGATACGGAACCACGTTGGTGACCATCGCAATGACGGCGAGCAGCAAGGCGTAGTCCAAGCCAATGACTAAATAGCCGATGAAAAGCAGCACCCCGATACATAATGAGACAAATATCTGACCCCTGATATAGGAGCTCAATGCATGGTTCATGTCTTTCAGAATCAACTTGGCCTCCCCGCGGCTTCTATTTGGCAGAAACTTCGAGATGTAATTCGGGACATTTTTTCCATCCTTTAATAGATAGAACAATAGGAACGGCAGGACCGCAACGGAAAGGACAATTTCAGTCACCGTGCCGACAAACGTCATCAGCCCGTGTGAAAAGCCCGACGCGTATTTTTGGATATAGCCTGTAACGTCTTTGGTCATTTTATCGATATTCGTATTGGCCGATTCAAGCCCCTTCTGAACATATGGATTATGTGAGAGCGTCTGGATTGAATCCTTGAATTCCTTCCGGATATCCGGTACGTTGTCGACAACGCTTTGAATCTGATTTTTCAATGGAGGAATGACGGAAGACACGATTACGGTAATGGCGCCGATGATGACCACATATAAGAGGACAATGGCCAGAACCCGCTTGCAGCCTTTCCTCTCCAGGAAATCAATGATCGGGTTAAATAGATAGAAGCAGACTCCTGCGAGGATCATCGGAAGGAAGATCGTCCGTATAAAAATGATGAACGGTACGAGCACAAATCCGATTTTTGACAATGCCAGGATCGTCATACTTAATATGAAGATAATGATGGTATAGACAACAAATTTACTATTTAATACTTTCTCTTTAAATACGGTTTTCTTAGGATCTTTGTTCTGAAACTCCAATATCCACAACTCCCTATATAAACAACCTTTTCTCTATTTTACTTAATATGCATCAAATTAGTATACCCATATTTTACATTTCCCTAACTTACTTTCCTTTTGGTAAATGTTACCCTACGTTAATGTGTTTATCAGGCGTCCTCAACGGCTATTTAATACCTAAGCAAAAAATAAAACGAAATGAGGGATTTTAAATGAATGGCAACGGTAAAGAAGATCAATTAAAAGGAAAAGGTAACCAGGCGAAAGGCGAAATGAAAAAAGAATGGGGCAAAATGACAAACGACCCTGAAAAGATCGTTGAAGGCGAGCATGATAAAGACAAAGGAAAAGCGCAAGAACATGTAGGTAAAGTAAAAGACGCATTCGGAAGATAAGCAAGATGGAAAAGACGTGGACTCCACGTCTTTTTTTATTTAGTCAAAATTTTTCACTCCTACCCCTTGACCTCAACTCAGGTTTAGGTTGTATCTTTAATTTATCAACAAAATATCGTAATTAATGGAGGAAATAATGATGACAAAATATGCGTTTGTAACAGGTGCGAATAAAGGGATCGGATATGAAGCCGTTCGCCAATTAGCAGAAAAGGACTACCATGTATTCTTGGGAGCGCGCAATCCGGAGCTCGGTGAGAAAGCCATCGAGTCTTTAGGACTTCCAAATGTATCGCTCGTGCTTGTGGATATCTCGAATGCGGAATCCATCCAAGAGGCATTCAAACAGATTCAAGAAGTAACGGACCACTTGGATTTGTTAATCAACAATGCCGGGATTGCCGTGGACTTCAATATCAAGCCAAGCAAGTTGAAAGTGGAAGCACTTCGCCAGGGGTTTGATGTCAATTTCTTTGGAACGTTCCAAATGATTCAATCTTTCTTGCCGCTCGTTCAAAAAGCGGCCCGCGGTAAAATCGTCAATTTGACAACTGATATGGCGTCCCAGACGATGTTTGACAACGGCGAGGCTGGTCCTTTGAACCTTTTGGGCTACAACTCTTCGAAGACTGCTGTTAATTCACTGACATTGGCATTCAGCAAAGAATTCGGAGAAAATGGTCCTGAAATATTCGGTGTGACGCCTGGATTCACAACCACGGATTTGAACGGGAATGCCCCTGGCGGCAAGACCCCTGCAGAAGGTGCTGAAATTATTGTGGACTACGCTTTAAGCGAAACCAATTATCATGGTAAAATCTTAAATAAAAATGGCATCATTCCTTGGTAATGCCGAAAGGAAAATGAAATGAATTATACCATCGGACAAGTGGCGAAAATGAAGAATTTGTCGATCTCCCAGCTCCGCTACTATGACAATCAGGGGCTCCTGCCTTTTTTGAAACGCACGGAAAAAGGCGACCGGGTATTTGATGAAGATACACTAAGGTTTTTAGAACTCATCCTCTGTCTGAAGGACACAGGTATGCCGATCAAAGAAATCAAGCAGTTCGTCGATTGGTCCATGAGCGAAGATGGGAACACCCCGGTGCGGATCGAGATGATGAAACAGCATGAAGCGGCCGTGCAGCAGCAGATCCGAGAAACGCAGGAAAACCTCAAAAGGATTCAGGCCAAAATCTCAAGGCTTGAACGGGAGCTGGTGGAAGGGCGTTTGGATAAGTGATAAAAAAAGACCTGAGGTGGTCTTTTTTTATTTGGGATGTATTTCAAAAGTGCCTAAAAGGTGCCTGTCACGCCCCGGTTTTTGTCGGATAGGGTCGAGGTTTGTCGGCGGATTATGCTCATTCGGATGGCGAATTTGCCGCTGGCGCATAGGAGGCTGTTTTTGGCTCATAGGATGCATAGTCCCGCGCATAGCGAAGGATTTCTGGCGCATAGACCACGAAATGCGGCGCATAAGCAAAGGTTTTTCGCGCATAGAGACTATCGATAAGTAGAATCCATCCCGTTTTTCTATCTAATTCACTTCATATTCCCCTCCAAAAGAACACTTCCCTCATTATCAACCAGCATTCTGCCCATCTAGCGCTCCTGAGAAGATCATTTCATTAATTTCCTATCACTATTCTGCTCTTTAATCACACTTGCAACGCTATTCACTCGATCCCGCGCTTCTTTTTCTCGCCTTCAATCATTCCTGAACTGTTTTCTTTATCAAATAAATTCAACGCTGTAAACATGGCAAAGAATACGCAGACAAGCCCGGCACCGTGCATAGTTAAATTGCCAATTCTATCAAATTGATCGATTGTAAAGCTATTCAAAAACCAGCCGGCAAACGCAAAAATGAAGATGAGCAAAACTTTTAGAAATACTTTCAAAACGATTCCCCCTGAGACATAGCACTATTTAATTTTTTCATATAGCTTACTTCCATTCCATCTGCCAGGAGACTCCAAACCGGTCATTGACCCAGCCGAATTTCCTGCTGAATCCATAGTCGCCAAGGGGCATCAATGCTTGTCCATCTTGGCTGAGCGCTTGATAGTACGAGTCAATTTCCTCTTCTGTATCGCACGTAATAAAAATGGAGAACGACGGGGTGAAGTCAAATTCGTGCTTGATGGGACTTTCGAAAAACATGAATTCCTGCCCCTTAAATGTAACGGTGGCACTCTTCAAGGTCCCTTCCTCCTTGCCCATTTCGTCCGGACCATACCGTTCCATATGGAGGATTTCCGATTCTGAAATCACATCCATATAGAATGTGAGCGCTTCTTCTGCATTTCCTTGAAACATTAAGAATGGTGTAATTTTGGCCATTGTATTCAACTCCTCATTTAGTTATAAGAACTACTTCCATATTCACCCTTCCTATCCCTTCTCGCTTTAGAAAATCGTTCAATTAACGCAAAAAGCAGCCCAGAAGTTCTCCTTCTTCCAGACTGCTTTATCAATCATCTATTAATTTAAAACTTGAATAAATCCAAACGCACGTAACTTTTTAGGTGGTGGTGGCCGAGCATACGACTTCTCTTGTTGCTTTGCAAAAAACGTTCATCTCCCTTAAAGCTTTGCCCCCAGCAAGGCATCACTGTTTTGAAATGAGTGAATGAACATTCAGCCAAATCTGTCTGGCTTGCTATTACTATATTCGATTGGGACAGGCAGCGTAATAGGTCAATTAACTTTTTTCATAGAAAATGAGAATGATGCCTAGCAGGATACTATACTGAAAAAAGAGAATGTAGGAGTATCCGTAAAATGAAGGAGAACATGAAATGAATCGGTTAAACATCATACAAAAGATAATGGGCACCATCCCGACTCTTGAACATGGCCAAAGATTCATTCTTGGAATCGACGGCCTGAGCCGCTCTGGCAAAACAACATTGACCGAAAAAATTGTGCAGGAACTTCGGGATAGGAATGTTTCTGTCTGTCTTTTTCACATAGACGATTACATTGTGGAAAGGAAAAAGCGCTACAACACCGGCTTTGATGAGTGGCATGAGTATTATCATTTGCAATGGGATGTGAAGTGGCTGGAAGAAAACCTTTACGCAAAACTGAGAGATGCGGATGAACTCCAGCTGCTTAAGTATGAGGATGTTTCCGATGCTCAAAAACTGGTTACCATTCAGTTGCCGGATACTTGCCTCATTATTATAGAAGGCGTTTTTCTGCAGAGAAAAGAATGGAGACATTTTTATAATCGGGTGATATATGTAGATTGTCCGAGAGAAAAGAGATTTAGCCGTGAGAGTGAAGAGACTCAGAGGAAGATTGAAAAATTCCAGAAACGGTATTGGAAAGCGGAGGATTATTATGTTGAGGCAGAAAATCCATTAGTGCAGGCTGACGTTGTTATTCAAAATTAAAGGACGCACGGTTGAGGAGGATTCCACTCCTTTAAACCGCGCGTCTTATATGTAACCTATGAAGGGATATTCATCTGCTGATCGAACCAGCCAAAGAAATGTGTGGAAAACATTGCACCTAAGAGGATGCAAAGAAACAATAATTGATACGCAGTCACTAGATATTGATTTTTATTTTTGGCGTACTTCTTTTCCATAAAGGCTTTCACAACTTCAGTGATAACAATGAACACGAACATGAGGCTATATGTCTGCAGATACCACGGAGTGTTGATAAAATCATTCTTTGCATTGAAAGCGTACTGAATGACTATAAGCACCATCACACTGATCCGAATCGTCCAGTCAACCTTTTTATGCCGACCATTCACATGGTTATAGGAAAACAAGTTCGATTTTTCGACTTTAAATATTTTTCTCAAAATCAAATTGATAGCAAACATCACTATAAAGATGCCAAGCAACACTAAAAATAGTTTTACTCCGAAAGTCATAGTAATCCCTCCCTTACTGGAACAACCTCAAACTAGCCATCCAAAAACTCTTGTTGCAATTAAAGTACATATCAAAATGTAATTAAACAATAATTGAAATGTTGTCACGAGATATTTATTTTTATTCTCGGCGTACTTTTTTTCCATTACGACCTTTGTTATCTCGGACACTATAAGATACAGAATCACTGGATAAGGTATTTTCAAATACCAAGCCAAGTTGAAAAAGCCATATTCCGCTTGAATAATGAATTGGACAAAAATAAGAACAAGACAGCTAATTCGTATAGTCCTGTCAATTTTTTTATGCCCCTCATTCACATAGTCGTTCGAAAACCAGCTCTCCTTTTCGACTTTCAAAATTTTTCTCATAACCATGTGGAAAGCCATGATAATTACAAAAACTCCGATGGTAACCAAAATCACTTTTCCTTCAAAAGTCACCCCACTCGCCCCTTATGCTCATTCCAAATGCAGTACATTCTAAATTTTAGGATGCCATTATATTGCCGCTGGAACAGCCTCACCCAAACCACCCAAAGAAATCGGTGGAGTACAACACACCAATCATCGTGCATGTGAACAATAATTGAAACGTAGTTCAAGGTATGCTTTCTTATTTTCTGCATACATCTTTTCCATTACGGCCCGCAAGGTTTCAGAGGAAATAAGATAAAGTAAAAAGAGATTATAGGGTTTTAAATACCAAGACTCATATAGATGGTCATATTTTAGGACTAAAATGAACTGCAGTAATAAAATTACCAGACCCAAAAATTGAATCGTTCTATTAATCCTTCTATGCCTATCGTTCACATAGTAGTCAGTAGACCTCGATCTCTTACCTGCCTTCAAAATCTTACGCAAAACCATATTAATAACCACAATCAATCCAATGAACCCAAGTATCATTAAAATCAGTTTCAAAGTGAATATCATTTCATCTCCCCCTCACTGGCATACCCCTAATGGATTTCCGTCCGGGTCATAGAATGTAAAGAATTTCGCGCTGCCATCTCCTCCGATTGGCGTAACATTTATCTCTTTTTCCTGTAGAACTCTATGCGCCTCATCTATATCTTCTGGAATGAAATTATAATACTTCCCTACGCCAAAACGATTCTCGGGAAACTTCATCGGCGCATGATTTTCCGTCCGGACGAGGCATACCACAGTCTGTGCCCCTTCCGCAATTCTCATGACGGCAGCCTCTTCTTCAATATATACAAGGTTGAATCCTAGCACATCCTCATACCATTTGGCCGACCGCTCCGGATCTTTTACCGGGATGAAGACTCCTTCCATTCCTTTTAATAAAGCTCTTGCCACACCTTCATCCTCCCTTCTAATGTACGATGATTGGGCTCGTCAGCGAATAGGATGTGATCACATCGCCATTCAATTCCGTAATGGATGCTTTTATCGCACCATCTTCAATCATCTTCTTCATTTCCTTTGAATTGAGATCTTTTAATTCCATTGTGATTCCTGTACAAAACGTTTTTCCTTTCGGGGGCGCCTCTGAAAAGTCTGTATCCTTCTCATTGACCATATTTCGGCTGTCGAGTGTTTGCATGTAGTTTTCCTTGATGAAAGGCTTTAATTTGTCACTTACATCAAACGAGATTAAAAATGGCTCGAGTGTCTTTTTTTCTTGTTGATTATTTTGGATGCAGACTCTCGGAGCAAGAAGCCCCTCTCCTTCAACAATGGCCACATGGCTGCCGGATTGCATTATGCTCAATCGCTCATCCTTGGAATCCTTCTGGGAACATCCAGTGATTAAGCAGCCTACAAGCAGAAGCAGTGCGAGTTTTTTCAATAGATTGCCTCCTTATTGTACATTGGCGGATTTTCGAAGATTTTTAATATTATTCGGATTCAGTTCCCATTCATCCAACAATGCCATTTGTTTTACTTTTAAATCATGGAATGGTTCTTCCATGACTTCCACCTCATGAAATCGCTTATCAAAGATGTTGGCATCCCTTAGCTTTCGATATCCGCCGAAACCTTCATCATCATTGTTAATCCAGACTACTCTTTTGATATTGGCAAACAAGAGCCCACCTGTACACATAGGACATGGTTCCAGTGAGGTGTAAATGGTGAAATGTTTCCTCTGCGTTTTTCCCTCTAAAATTAGCGGACCTGCATTTCTAATGGCGCCGATTTCGGCATGGGCTGTTAGATCCTGCTGAGCGTGTACCCTATTTCGCCCTTTGGAAATGATGTTGTTTCTTTCATCAACAATGACCGCCCCAACCGGATAAGTGTTTTCCGATAATGCCTTTTCAGCTTCTTGCAAAGCAAGTTTTAAGAAATGCCGATCAATATCACTTTTCAATGTTGTCTGTTCCTGTCTATTCATCGTTCTTCATTCCATGACTGACCCTTTTCAACAGCACTATCATTTCATTCGTTTCCGATTGCTGCCGTTCGCTCATTTTCTCGATTTTCTTTATTTTTTTCACTAAATAAAGAATGATGAAAAATTGTATGATGAGCAGAATTTTCATCACCATGACCCTATCACCCATTCATTAGAGTAGTTCGTCATCCTCTAAACATTTTCCAGAATAGCGGGAAAAGAATTAATATGACGACACTGTATATCAAAGAAATCAGCACATCTTTTTTCCATGAATTCGGACTTGGATATCTGTTGGTAATCCGCTGAAAAATCAAACAGATAATCCACCAAATCAAGAAATTATATAGTATTGCCTGGAAGCTGTCGTACATCATCTGCAGCACTTCCTTTCTTTTTTGAAACCTATATTAGTTACTTATTGTTAATTTTATCAAAATATAGAAAAAATTATAAGGAATTTTCAGAAAATGATTAGTGGCTATGTTATGATTAATGGGAATTTATGTATGAATAACGAAGGATGTGTATGATTTGGCTGGTATGAATCTTCTGGTATTAATTATTTTGGGGACCATCCTGGGTTACCTCTTAATACTAATGGGACCGTTTTTCGGCGCCTTGATAGCCTTTGGAATTGTGGTTGGTTGTTTGTTTAGAGGATTGATTCTTTTGAATGAAATTAACAATAAGCTATCCAAATCATCACGGAAAACTGATAATGTTTATGCTTTGTTAAAATTCAGTAAGGAAGCCAAGAAAGATACTGACATAGACACGCAAATTGACACAAAAGATAATGGCAGCATGACTTATGAAAAATGATAAAAAACACATCCACCGACTGAATGTGTTTTTGAAAATCCCATCTATTTGGTAACCACCTTAAAATCCCTTGAATCTAAGAACGGGAGAATTGGTGCAATCTCTTGGATTCCTTTTGCTGCTATCGCCTCAAGGGCAAGCTCGTTCAATAATTCTCCCTCGATAAATGGACAAATAGCTACGATGGAAGAGATTCCTTCCTTCTCAAAGCTGCTCCTCGCGCATTCATCTAAAGTATTTTGACTGACGAAAGGTGCAATGCTGCTTAACTCTGCTATGCCTTTTTGTTCAAAATCCTTTACAGCAAATTCATCGATTTTTTCTTGACCTAAAAAAGGAGCAATAGCGGCCAGAGAGGATATTCCGTTTTCACCAAATTCTTTTGCGGCCCACTCATCGATATAGTCCTGGCTGATAAACGGCGCAAGGATGGACAACTCATCTATCGTTATTTCCGCTTTCAATTGATTGAAGATCGAATCCGCCTGCTCCATTTTAAGGACAGGTGCAGCATTCATAAATTCCTCTTTCGGATTCTCCAACTCTTCAATAAATGTGTCATCCATATTTTCAATTACCCCTTTTACCAACTGAGTCCCTTTTCCATTAGTAAGAATCTCATCGATCTCTACCTGGAAAATACGCGACAGGTCAGGAAGCTTTGAAATATCAGGCATCGTCTCGCCTCTCTCCCAGTTGCTGACGGCTTGAAAACTGACACCCATCTGTTCCGCCAGCTCCATTTGGGTCATTTTCATTTCTTTCCTTAGATGGGCAATCTGCTTCCCCACTCTTCTCATATCAAACATCATCCAACCCCATTTCTATTATTTGGTTTCATTCTAGCAAGCTGCCGCAATTCTGTGTATCAAGTGATGCTTGAATATGAGAAAAATAGCATTCAAGGATGGCTTGAATGGTGGTTGATTGCAAATGCCCAAGACGTTATAAACCCTGAGGACTATCCGGCATGGTATTTGCAAGAATGATATAGACAAGAATATTGGCAGGCAAAAAAATAAATATCAGCCTTACGAACAAAGAAGGGATACCGAAATATTCCGCTATGCCTCCACAAACGCCGGTTATAGACCTATCTGTTTGTGACTTTCTTATCTTATTGTCCACGTGAGTTCCCCTTTTCTTATCTGTTGAAAACTATTCGGCCCGAGTAAAATCTTCTATTATTTCAACCACTTCAATTTTTCCATTGATCAGCAGCTCTGGCAGCTCATTATGGACATTCCCTTTCCAGTATGTTCTTGCCTGCTCAATTTTCTGTGCAAATGGAAGTCCATCTTCTTTCGGCAGCAGACTGCCATCACCTTCAAAGGAAGAGCCATCAACTTTCAATTTCACAATCTGCAAAACTTTGCGGTTGTACGAATCAAATAACTCCTTCCAATTCAAGGCTTCTCCATATGTTTTTGATGCATATAAGCATGACAGGCGGGACGGATATTCCGGAAACTCCTGCAACCTGACCATTTCTGCAATGGTCTCTCTGATGGCTCTTATCGTTTGATCCGCATACCTCACAACCACATCTGCATCTTCTTTATTCAAAGCCAGTCCTTCTGCTGAATACTTTCCATACATGATTTTGAAAAAGTCTTCCCCTTTGGTATTTAATTGCTCCCGCTCGAAGAAAAATCGATACAAGGTATTTTTTGATTTTCATCAAAGTGAATTACCTGACCGAGATGCATTTTTTGCCTCGTTACAATGTGGTACGCATAAAATGGGTTCATTGGTTATCTCCTATCAATCTCTATGATTATGAATTGGATGTCCGCTTCCATTGATTTCTACCAAATTTTTATTTTTAATCCTTTGCCCTGGAAGTTTAATTCTTGAATTAAAAAGCCCTTCAAAAAATGTTGAAACTGCTTCCAGAATAGCATCTGATACCACTGGATTAGTTCCAAAAATCAAAGTCCCTAAGGTAGAAAAAGTTAGATGGTTGGCGCCAACAACTTTCATAAATAAACTTCCTGACTGCAACATGCGGTACATCCTCTGTTGATTCATTAGGTAGGATCTTGCTTTTTCCTGGTCATCTCCAATTACCGTTAAATATTCCTCATAAGATGCAGCTTCCTGACGAAGGTTCAAGATCGGTACATTAGGCATTACGTCGCCAATCAAATGCATACTGGCATCCAACAATACAGCTCCCTTGACTCTATTGTCGATAGCAGCGACATTGAAAACAGCCGCCCCGCCTAGAGAATGTCCAATCAACCCAATTTTCTCGAGGTCAAATATCCCTTCAAAAGATCCTCTTTGATTCCACTTTTCCAAGTAATCCAACACAAGGCATATATCTTCAACTCTCGTATTCACCTGGATTCGGTCATCTGGGAATCTATCAGCTTGTGGAATGACTTTATTGTCCGGATAGATTGTGAATAAACTGTCGTATGGAACGCTCAATGTTACAACGACAATTCCTTTTTGCACTAAGGCCGTCATTGTTTCCATATATAGATCCCGGTCAATTCCAAAGCCTGGCGATAGGAGGACGATTGGAAAAGAAGATCCCTGTACAGGTTTGGCATTTTCTTTGACCGGAATTTTTATTTCATTCAGCTTTTCTTCAGATATGCCTGCATTGCCAAAGAATTCAACGGCTTTCTTAATGGCAGGGTAGAAAAGCGATGTAAGATT
This Falsibacillus pallidus DNA region includes the following protein-coding sequences:
- a CDS encoding nucleotide excision repair endonuclease → MIKIEIPKVDVSITERQQNPADNEPVIKSVQGFIDLHKIPRDKGGIILFYNINDELLFVGKARKLRQRVVKHLEDNVSPLKKYRDEVYRIDVMIVDEAMDREIYETYIINELKAKYNIDKVFYK
- a CDS encoding SDR family NAD(P)-dependent oxidoreductase, with translation MTKYAFVTGANKGIGYEAVRQLAEKDYHVFLGARNPELGEKAIESLGLPNVSLVLVDISNAESIQEAFKQIQEVTDHLDLLINNAGIAVDFNIKPSKLKVEALRQGFDVNFFGTFQMIQSFLPLVQKAARGKIVNLTTDMASQTMFDNGEAGPLNLLGYNSSKTAVNSLTLAFSKEFGENGPEIFGVTPGFTTTDLNGNAPGGKTPAEGAEIIVDYALSETNYHGKILNKNGIIPW
- a CDS encoding DUF4181 domain-containing protein; translation: MAFHMVMRKILKVEKESWFSNDYVNEGHKKIDRTIRISCLVLIFVQFIIQAEYGFFNLAWYLKIPYPVILYLIVSEITKVVMEKKYAENKNKYLVTTFQLLFNYILICTLIATRVFGWLV
- a CDS encoding short-chain dehydrogenase — translated: MKKGLSYLIPLFVTTLVLFYLVAGWLSTDHPAIVFFLAMMCADKIVEKNGWLIEFYEEGISKKPLDDMKKDR
- a CDS encoding DUF4181 domain-containing protein, whose protein sequence is MTFGVKLFLVLLGIFIVMFAINLILRKIFKVEKSNLFSYNHVNGRHKKVDWTIRISVMVLIVIQYAFNAKNDFINTPWYLQTYSLMFVFIVITEVVKAFMEKKYAKNKNQYLVTAYQLLFLCILLGAMFSTHFFGWFDQQMNIPS
- a CDS encoding CsbD family protein; its protein translation is MNGNGKEDQLKGKGNQAKGEMKKEWGKMTNDPEKIVEGEHDKDKGKAQEHVGKVKDAFGR
- a CDS encoding VOC family protein, producing the protein MEGVFIPVKDPERSAKWYEDVLGFNLVYIEEEAAVMRIAEGAQTVVCLVRTENHAPMKFPENRFGVGKYYNFIPEDIDEAHRVLQEKEINVTPIGGDGSAKFFTFYDPDGNPLGVCQ
- a CDS encoding MerR family transcriptional regulator, producing MNYTIGQVAKMKNLSISQLRYYDNQGLLPFLKRTEKGDRVFDEDTLRFLELILCLKDTGMPIKEIKQFVDWSMSEDGNTPVRIEMMKQHEAAVQQQIRETQENLKRIQAKISRLERELVEGRLDK
- a CDS encoding VOC family protein, which translates into the protein MAKITPFLMFQGNAEEALTFYMDVISESEILHMERYGPDEMGKEEGTLKSATVTFKGQEFMFFESPIKHEFDFTPSFSIFITCDTEEEIDSYYQALSQDGQALMPLGDYGFSRKFGWVNDRFGVSWQMEWK
- a CDS encoding kinase; the encoded protein is MGTIPTLEHGQRFILGIDGLSRSGKTTLTEKIVQELRDRNVSVCLFHIDDYIVERKKRYNTGFDEWHEYYHLQWDVKWLEENLYAKLRDADELQLLKYEDVSDAQKLVTIQLPDTCLIIIEGVFLQRKEWRHFYNRVIYVDCPREKRFSRESEETQRKIEKFQKRYWKAEDYYVEAENPLVQADVVIQN
- a CDS encoding DUF4181 domain-containing protein: MIFTLKLILMILGFIGLIVVINMVLRKILKAGKRSRSTDYYVNDRHRRINRTIQFLGLVILLLQFILVLKYDHLYESWYLKPYNLFLLYLISSETLRAVMEKMYAENKKAYLELRFNYCSHAR
- a CDS encoding AI-2E family transporter — encoded protein: MEFQNKDPKKTVFKEKVLNSKFVVYTIIIFILSMTILALSKIGFVLVPFIIFIRTIFLPMILAGVCFYLFNPIIDFLERKGCKRVLAIVLLYVVIIGAITVIVSSVIPPLKNQIQSVVDNVPDIRKEFKDSIQTLSHNPYVQKGLESANTNIDKMTKDVTGYIQKYASGFSHGLMTFVGTVTEIVLSVAVLPFLLFYLLKDGKNVPNYISKFLPNRSRGEAKLILKDMNHALSSYIRGQIFVSLCIGVLLFIGYLVIGLDYALLLAVIAMVTNVVPYLGPFIAISPAFVIAVIDSPFMLLKLAIVWVIVQLLEGKLISPQIMGRSLEIHPITVIFVILTAGNLFGIVGIILAVPGYAVLKVIITHLYQFIRLNSKLYSDRKIEVDDPVE